The following proteins come from a genomic window of Ilumatobacter coccineus YM16-304:
- a CDS encoding zinc ribbon domain-containing protein YjdM has protein sequence MADLPNCPICTMPDPLLAADGYECATCGHEWLAAPDDGLDDIRDANGNLLADGDAVSIIKDLKTDGKAGGIKVGTKIKSIRLVPGDHEIEARVDGRQLLIRAAFVKKA, from the coding sequence ATGGCCGACCTGCCGAATTGTCCGATCTGCACGATGCCCGACCCGCTGCTCGCCGCCGACGGCTACGAGTGCGCCACCTGCGGACACGAGTGGCTCGCCGCTCCCGACGACGGGCTCGACGACATTCGCGACGCCAACGGCAACCTGCTCGCCGACGGCGATGCCGTGTCGATCATCAAGGACCTCAAGACCGACGGCAAGGCCGGCGGCATCAAGGTCGGCACGAAGATCAAGTCGATCCGACTCGTCCCCGGCGACCACGAGATCGAGGCCCGCGTCGACGGTCGCCAACTGCTGATCAGAGCCGCATTCGTCAAGAAGGCCTGA
- a CDS encoding amidohydrolase family protein has protein sequence MRIIRGTVVTMNPGREIIDNGAVLIDGTEIAAVGRFDEVRAASPDAKVSGSTSDLVAPGYINGHQHLTGDRLIQSSIPDDLPPGESIFTWVVPIHAEHTGDDDELSATLTLAESLTNGITTTFEAGTVAHPDRIARAAEKVGARLTIGTWGWDIEEGPFVGSVDEVVDRQRRMLDLPTGPLVSGWVSLVGHDLMSDELVVAATELARSRQVGMTFHLSPSTSDTESYLARTGRAPVVHLDSLGVLGSHLAIAHGVHLDDDEVALLVGSRTGVISCPWAYLRLGQGLAREFRHLDLWRDGGRLALGCDSENAGDMVDGLRAAALFAGMAKERDLDPTVFGAHDALELLTIRGAEALGVDDRVGSIEVGKQADLVVHDRSRLEWIPQSPDPVLQLVWGSDGRSVRDVYVAGEQVVADKQITAIDVHALTDDAVAAGAALRTRAGIDDVSRWPKI, from the coding sequence ATGCGGATCATCCGAGGCACGGTCGTCACGATGAACCCCGGTCGGGAGATCATCGACAACGGTGCGGTGCTGATCGACGGCACCGAGATCGCTGCGGTCGGCCGCTTCGACGAGGTGCGCGCCGCATCGCCCGATGCCAAGGTGAGCGGCAGCACGTCCGATCTCGTCGCGCCCGGCTACATCAACGGCCATCAGCATCTCACTGGCGACCGGCTCATCCAGTCGTCGATTCCCGACGACCTGCCACCTGGCGAGTCGATCTTCACCTGGGTCGTGCCCATCCACGCCGAGCACACCGGTGACGACGACGAGTTGTCGGCCACGCTCACGCTGGCCGAGTCGCTCACCAACGGCATCACCACGACGTTCGAGGCCGGCACGGTCGCGCATCCCGATCGCATCGCCCGAGCCGCGGAGAAAGTCGGCGCGCGCCTCACGATCGGCACGTGGGGATGGGACATCGAAGAGGGTCCGTTCGTCGGATCGGTCGACGAGGTCGTCGACCGCCAGCGACGGATGCTCGACCTGCCGACCGGGCCGCTCGTGTCGGGCTGGGTGAGCCTGGTCGGCCACGATCTGATGTCGGACGAATTGGTCGTCGCCGCCACCGAGTTGGCCCGCTCACGGCAGGTGGGGATGACGTTCCACCTCTCCCCCAGCACCAGCGACACCGAGAGCTACCTGGCTCGCACCGGTCGGGCACCGGTCGTGCATCTCGATTCGCTCGGGGTGCTCGGTTCACACCTCGCGATCGCTCACGGCGTCCACCTCGACGACGACGAGGTCGCCCTGCTCGTCGGCAGCCGCACCGGCGTCATCTCGTGCCCGTGGGCGTACCTCCGACTCGGGCAGGGTCTGGCTCGCGAGTTCCGCCATCTCGATCTGTGGCGCGACGGCGGACGTCTCGCGCTCGGCTGCGACTCCGAGAACGCCGGCGACATGGTCGACGGGCTCCGCGCCGCCGCGTTGTTCGCCGGCATGGCCAAAGAACGCGACCTCGACCCGACGGTGTTCGGCGCCCACGACGCGCTCGAACTCCTCACGATCCGCGGCGCCGAAGCGCTGGGTGTCGACGACCGCGTCGGGTCGATCGAGGTCGGCAAGCAGGCCGACCTCGTCGTGCACGACCGGTCACGCCTCGAGTGGATTCCGCAGAGCCCCGACCCGGTGTTGCAGCTGGTGTGGGGCTCCGACGGTCGGTCGGTGCGCGACGTGTACGTGGCCGGCGAACAGGTCGTGGCCGACAAGCAGATCACCGCCATCGACGTGCACGCGCTCACCGACGACGCGGTCGCCGCGGGCGCCGCCCTGCGCACCCGCGCGGGCATCGACGACGTCAGCCGCTGGCCCAAGATCTGA
- a CDS encoding amidohydrolase family protein produces MIEIDTLIVGSHVVTMNPTRDVIRHGAVAVRGNEIVDVGKQSDLEAIYAPKQTVGSDRFVVTPGMVNTHIHITGEPLTRGYVPDDTPFEENVFMWLCPLYSVFTAEEERLSAQLAAVEMLKSGTTTFLEAGTIRFLDDVIDGLVEVGIRGRVGNWVWDLPPEPDVYKQNTDAAIDMLQQQLVDHASVADGRLGTWSILVGHTTASDPLWKAARELADEHGTGMSFHMSPAKLDPEAFVAEFGHRPMIHLAELGILRDDVAITHCVQVDDQELAIMAEAGVSVAHCPTTALKVSYGVTQIGKMPEMVKAGVNVSIGTDGNNASNYSDLMRATYLVAGLFKDARQDPQMFPAEMAYEMATLGGAKTMRMQDTIGSLEVGKRADIVLHDTDRPEWRPLLNVANQLVWSADGRGVHTVFVDGVKVVEAGQMTTIDEGTFYDRCQRAGEAITARSGLPDKAKWPVL; encoded by the coding sequence ATGATCGAGATCGACACCCTCATCGTCGGAAGCCACGTCGTCACGATGAACCCGACGCGTGACGTCATCCGCCACGGCGCGGTCGCCGTGCGCGGCAACGAGATCGTCGACGTCGGCAAGCAGAGCGACCTCGAAGCCATCTACGCCCCGAAGCAGACCGTCGGCAGCGACCGATTCGTCGTCACGCCGGGCATGGTCAACACGCACATCCACATCACAGGCGAACCGCTCACCCGCGGCTACGTCCCCGACGACACCCCGTTCGAAGAGAACGTGTTCATGTGGCTCTGCCCGCTCTACTCGGTGTTCACCGCCGAAGAGGAGCGCCTGTCAGCGCAGCTCGCCGCGGTCGAGATGCTCAAGTCGGGCACCACCACGTTCCTCGAAGCCGGCACGATCCGGTTCCTCGACGACGTGATCGACGGCCTCGTCGAGGTCGGCATTCGCGGACGTGTCGGCAACTGGGTCTGGGACCTCCCGCCCGAACCCGACGTCTACAAGCAGAACACCGATGCGGCGATCGACATGCTGCAGCAACAACTGGTCGACCACGCGTCGGTCGCCGACGGACGCCTCGGCACCTGGTCGATCCTCGTCGGCCACACCACCGCCTCCGACCCGCTGTGGAAGGCGGCGCGCGAACTCGCCGACGAGCACGGCACCGGCATGAGCTTCCACATGTCGCCCGCCAAGCTCGACCCCGAAGCTTTCGTCGCCGAGTTCGGTCACCGCCCGATGATTCACCTCGCCGAACTGGGCATCCTTCGCGACGACGTCGCCATCACCCACTGCGTCCAGGTCGACGACCAGGAACTCGCGATCATGGCCGAGGCCGGCGTGTCGGTCGCGCACTGTCCGACCACCGCGCTCAAGGTCAGCTACGGCGTCACCCAGATCGGCAAGATGCCCGAGATGGTCAAAGCCGGCGTCAACGTCAGCATCGGCACCGACGGCAACAACGCGTCGAACTACTCCGACCTGATGCGGGCGACCTATCTCGTCGCCGGGCTGTTCAAAGATGCTCGTCAGGACCCGCAGATGTTCCCCGCCGAGATGGCCTACGAGATGGCCACCCTCGGCGGTGCCAAGACGATGCGGATGCAGGACACGATCGGCTCGCTCGAAGTCGGCAAGCGCGCCGACATCGTGCTGCACGACACCGACCGTCCCGAGTGGCGTCCGCTCCTCAACGTGGCCAACCAACTCGTCTGGTCGGCCGACGGACGCGGCGTGCACACCGTGTTCGTCGACGGCGTCAAGGTCGTCGAGGCCGGTCAGATGACCACGATCGACGAAGGCACCTTCTACGACCGCTGCCAGCGCGCCGGCGAAGCGATCACCGCCCGCTCAGGCCTCCCCGACAAAGCCAAATGGCCCGTCCTCTGA
- a CDS encoding class I SAM-dependent methyltransferase, with product MFEPRDAPYPELKKTHTMAHVGRPWTDYKPPPAAPVWAAIEGLGRYYILLAALELDVFDTMQRLGPSTVDVIADALDAPVDHVRSLLDGVVALDLLDQFTDVYELNDAAKRYLVSDGPASMAGLIPMAPGPHENWTQLADTVRSGRPATPIEDDPVGFYVPLVEGTFTTMFRCATRADLKIRYSAMRAPKILDLGAGGAPWSIAMLNGCPDGSAVVNDLPGVIDVAQAKTAEHGVADRCEFRPGDFHTIDIEAGHYDIVVLGHVCRTEGADGARHLIERAFEALKPEGRLVLADYFTDIERKFNPHAVIMGTTMMASTEKGFCFTHQEFSEWLRDAGFIDLRLVEPIGFQQSFVASRPR from the coding sequence GTGTTCGAGCCTCGCGACGCTCCGTACCCGGAGCTGAAGAAGACCCACACGATGGCCCACGTCGGCCGCCCCTGGACCGACTACAAACCGCCGCCGGCCGCGCCGGTGTGGGCGGCGATCGAAGGGCTCGGCCGCTATTACATCCTCCTCGCCGCGCTCGAACTCGACGTGTTCGACACGATGCAGCGTCTCGGTCCGTCGACCGTCGACGTGATCGCCGACGCGCTCGACGCACCGGTCGACCACGTCCGATCGCTCCTCGACGGCGTGGTCGCACTCGACTTGCTCGACCAGTTCACCGACGTCTACGAACTCAACGACGCCGCCAAGCGCTACCTGGTGTCCGACGGCCCGGCGTCGATGGCGGGGCTCATCCCGATGGCGCCCGGACCGCACGAGAACTGGACGCAACTCGCCGACACGGTCCGCAGCGGTCGCCCGGCCACGCCGATCGAAGACGATCCTGTCGGCTTCTACGTGCCGCTCGTCGAAGGAACGTTCACCACGATGTTCCGCTGCGCGACCCGCGCGGATCTGAAGATCAGGTACTCGGCGATGCGCGCACCGAAGATCCTCGATCTCGGCGCCGGTGGCGCCCCCTGGTCGATCGCGATGCTCAACGGATGCCCCGACGGATCAGCGGTCGTCAACGACCTCCCCGGCGTGATCGACGTCGCCCAGGCCAAGACCGCCGAACACGGCGTGGCCGATCGCTGCGAGTTCCGGCCGGGCGACTTCCACACGATCGACATCGAGGCCGGCCACTACGACATCGTCGTGCTCGGCCACGTGTGTCGCACCGAAGGCGCCGACGGTGCCCGCCACCTGATCGAGCGCGCCTTCGAAGCGCTCAAACCCGAAGGCCGCCTCGTCCTCGCCGACTACTTCACCGACATCGAACGCAAGTTCAACCCACACGCCGTGATCATGGGCACCACGATGATGGCGAGCACCGAGAAGGGCTTCTGCTTCACGCATCAGGAGTTCTCCGAGTGGCTCCGCGACGCCGGATTCATCGACCTGCGGCTCGTCGAGCCCATCGGATTCCAGCAGAGCTTCGTTGCGAGCAGACCACGATGA
- a CDS encoding quinone oxidoreductase family protein: MKAMLYNEPGGPEVFEYVDVADPEPGPGDVVIDVAATSLNRLDVVQRNGWFQMPGFTYPHIAGMDVAGTVSAVGDAVTGVKVGDRVVADPSLAGVADNSKLAGRGDLYGDLGVIGSTVDGGYAEKCLVPASHVYAIPDSMSFAHASTFPTVYLTAAHALFDVGNLVAGETVMIHAAGSGVSTAGIQLAKNAGATVLATAGTDEKCERALALGADHVANNRTTDITAFAREVTEGVGVDMVFDHVGTALFGPSLFALAIHGRLVNCGNSSGDEATIPSLGHLFHSGIKIMGSDPYRPEEFGPVWDTFCNGDFEVVIDSTFALADAGAAQDKMLQSDFFGKIILTP, from the coding sequence ATGAAAGCCATGTTGTACAACGAGCCCGGAGGCCCCGAGGTCTTCGAGTACGTCGATGTCGCCGATCCCGAGCCCGGCCCGGGCGATGTGGTGATCGACGTCGCCGCCACCTCGCTCAACCGACTCGACGTCGTCCAGCGCAACGGCTGGTTCCAGATGCCCGGCTTCACGTACCCGCACATCGCGGGGATGGACGTCGCAGGCACCGTCTCGGCCGTCGGTGACGCGGTGACCGGCGTGAAGGTGGGCGACCGTGTCGTGGCCGACCCGTCACTCGCCGGCGTCGCCGACAACTCCAAGCTCGCCGGACGCGGCGACCTCTACGGCGACCTGGGCGTGATCGGCAGCACGGTCGACGGTGGCTACGCCGAGAAGTGCCTCGTGCCGGCCTCGCACGTCTACGCGATTCCCGACTCGATGTCGTTCGCCCACGCCTCGACCTTCCCGACCGTCTACCTCACCGCCGCCCACGCGCTCTTCGACGTCGGCAACCTCGTCGCCGGTGAAACCGTGATGATCCACGCCGCCGGATCGGGCGTGTCGACCGCCGGCATCCAGCTCGCCAAGAACGCCGGCGCCACGGTGCTCGCCACCGCCGGCACCGACGAGAAGTGTGAACGGGCGCTCGCCCTCGGCGCCGATCACGTCGCCAACAACCGCACCACCGACATCACCGCATTCGCCCGCGAGGTCACCGAGGGCGTCGGCGTCGACATGGTCTTCGACCACGTCGGCACCGCCCTGTTCGGCCCGTCGCTCTTCGCGCTCGCCATCCACGGCCGACTCGTCAACTGCGGCAACTCGTCGGGCGACGAGGCCACGATCCCGTCGCTCGGCCACCTGTTCCACTCGGGCATCAAGATCATGGGCTCCGACCCGTATCGCCCGGAGGAGTTCGGCCCCGTGTGGGACACCTTCTGCAATGGCGACTTCGAGGTCGTCATCGACTCGACCTTTGCGCTGGCCGATGCCGGTGCGGCGCAAGACAAGATGCTGCAGAGCGACTTCTTCGGCAAGATCATCCTCACCCCGTGA
- a CDS encoding VOC family protein, with protein MSYPNTLVFVDFASDDVNAARKFYSEVFNWEVEDRIADTFARIVPGQNQKIDDGTQGPNGNLHMGISNAADYRPRPPSAPKEPTNLNPGGRGTRAWILVSDDDSFERILDTAVSLGATELWRDHFWTEFGGANASFVDPWGNQIMLWAHLDGVEVDEETHEVIGDAALPDGWTIE; from the coding sequence ATGTCGTATCCAAACACGCTCGTCTTCGTCGATTTCGCATCTGACGACGTCAACGCTGCACGCAAGTTCTACTCCGAGGTCTTCAACTGGGAGGTCGAGGACCGCATCGCCGACACGTTCGCTCGGATCGTGCCCGGCCAGAACCAGAAGATCGACGACGGCACGCAGGGCCCCAACGGCAACCTGCACATGGGCATCTCCAACGCCGCCGACTACCGCCCTCGTCCGCCGAGCGCTCCGAAGGAGCCGACCAACCTCAACCCGGGTGGCCGCGGCACGCGCGCCTGGATCCTGGTGAGCGACGACGACTCGTTCGAGCGCATCCTCGACACGGCCGTCAGCCTCGGCGCGACCGAGCTGTGGCGTGACCACTTCTGGACGGAGTTCGGTGGCGCCAACGCCTCGTTCGTCGACCCGTGGGGCAACCAGATCATGCTCTGGGCCCACCTCGACGGCGTGGAAGTCGACGAAGAGACGCACGAAGTCATCGGTGACGCAGCCCTGCCCGACGGCTGGACCATCGAATAG